AGCTGCTATGACTATTAAACCAACATCTTCTGGTAAATGAAGATCCAGTCTAGAGGGAGACAAACACGTTGAAGaagagattaactcattcactcgccgccattttcacatttcgcaatcccgttcgcttcccggctgttttactggatttggactgattttgcaaggcccacagaatattgtgttctattgctataaaaacacggaacctatcaaaagaaagattaacgtctcttctttcatcaggaaaaaaagtatgtttctatctgtttccgttttgcagcaattagcattagaagagagctaagtttcatcagttttcacaaatctatttcaaattgtaagtaattgagctttttttctacatggccctggttgatctgctgccacctgctggccgtttgtgtaaaactaccatttctgcaaccgttcttggcagttgaggctgcatcgaagccttctgtatgctctagcattaaaaacaaaaacaaaaacgtataaatacgtctttgggacacttagaacatttaaaaaaaacgtatttatacattattgggagtaaatgagttaattagtgtTAGTGAGTCAGACTGGTGTAGATCATGGCGATTCTTTGcacatctataaattgaagcgcaaatcattgtcaaaaaaaaaataatcattcagaATCTAAactcgattctgaatcgaatcgtaggcacaaaaaaatctgaatcaaatcgaatcgcgAGACAGTcaaaagattcccacccctacggAGGAGCAAAGCATTGTTGACGCCACCTCGGAACgggttcttctttttttttttgggctcaGTATAGCACAATTTGTGTACGTAATGATGAAACACAAAACATGTCTAAGATGAGAAAAACGTGTTACCCTTCAACCAGGTCCATTGTCGATGAAACGACATCAGCGTACAGCAAAGTATGTCCCAGCAGAACGGTTGTCAGGTTTTTGCAGTAGGTATCCAAACAAAAGTGTTCCCACTTTCGGGAATCGGGACAATCGGTGAAGAGCGAAAGAGAGTGGTCATGCCCAAAAGCATCATCATCTTGTAGCTCGCTACTGGGCACTACCCTGAGGGACGCCTTCGACATGACAAGACCATCGTCATTTACGTGCGCGTGGAGACACTGAAGAAACTTTGCTTTGGCCTCCTGTGGAGAAGACGCGCGGGAAAACGTGTCGTCGTTTAACAGTACACAGAAAAATGGACAATTGCAGAATTATGTTCATGAAAACTTGAAATGGaatctggaagaaaaaaaaaaaaatctcattcactgccagtcattttcaATTATTTGAGTTCCCCGACttggcagccattttaactGACTTTGGTTTCTCTTAAATGAACTAATTCAGTGAGGAATGTGAATAAATCTGACGGAATTGATTGCATTATTTAGTGAATTtgtgaccacttttttttttttttttttttttttttttttttttaaatatatattgccAAACTTGTgaagtttgttttcatttttttgggaggttTAATATTATGACTTCTTGCAGAGGACAGGTTGAATAACAGACCTGCCGACTGCAGACCAGACAATCAAACaaatttagaccaaaaaaaaaaaaaaaaaaagtttcaaatggATGATAAAAATTTTCATGAGAGGTTATGAGTtgggtttactggtgaacaaaaatCAGGACAGTAGCGTTTTTATTGAATCTGGATTTCTTCACCTTGAAGTGTTGCTTTAGTTTTGCTCGattgtgctggactagaatcgctcaacttggcattgcaaattaAGAGGGTGACACGGGAGTCGATTTGCACTCCCAtcccacaggaaaaaaaaaaaaatccagtcgcGTCCAAGTCCCAgaccacaataaaaaaaatatatcctgtcACATCCCGCCCCTCATGTAAATGAGTCCTGTACCGTCCTGTTCAGAATGACACGCACTCCCGTACTGCTCACATTTTAGAGATCAGttacataaaaaagaaaaaagaaaaaaaagtcttaaaagccTTACCTGAGAGGTGGCCAGAAGGTAAACCGGACTTGGTGCTGGAGTTTGGTTTACCTGGCAACTAAGGCCAAGAGAGGTCAGGATTTCTGCCAGGACTTGATAATGTCGTACATTGTTGGCCTTGAAACCATCAAAACTCTCAGTTGTCTGATTGTGGAAGTCGGGAGCGTTTTCCAGATGGATCTGCCGACAGGAAATATACAACAAGGTATTACGCCAACGAAGCCTTGTAAAAATAGACGGACTGAGCACCGAGTCAAGCACGTTTGTGTCCACTGATGGGGACAGGAAACACGGTACTTAAGTCCGTTTATTTTTATGAGGCTTCGTGTCATAAAGCAATAATTGTACGGTTGTACcacttttttaaatgacattttcagcctCAAGTATTTTTCATGCCAATATGGACCCAAATGACAACTTCACTATTGTGTGAGAATGGATTAATGGCATACGACGAGGCGCTCTAACTTGTGTCCAAATTGTGAAGTTGGTCGTAAACAGAGGATCCTCCGCTATAGTATCGTGATTGGTACATCAATTCCACTTTTAATAGAACATTATGTTCAACAATATGTTCAACATGTCTCACCTGACACAAGACGGCTTCCCCGCCTTTCTCTCCATGGGGGACCCTGACGATCACCACATCCTTCCGATTGGCGCCATCTTTGAGCTCCCCCCAGAGCTCCAATTTCCCCGATGTCAGGACATCTCTGGGAAAAACCTTCCCACTGGCCAACACGCTCAGTTCCAGTTCTGCGCTGTCCTTTCGTGCGAAGCTCAGTCTCCGCACCTGCCCAGGTCGCTGGTCTCCGTCCTCGAGAGAGACCCCGGCAGGGCACAGGGAGGACGCGAGCCCCAGGACCTTCCCGCCGCGGCTCAGGTAGTTGACGAATCTTGTGTGAAGCTGCGGCGCGAGCGCGTCGTCCTCTGCCAGCACCAGCAGCCGAGAATTTTCCATCCAGGGTTCAGTCAGGACTTGATGCGGCTGAAGAGGATATAGAACGTACTTTTCCGGGTTTAGACACCCGCTTAAAGCCCGTCGAACTGCTCGGAAACGCTCCTCGCTCCCATTTGTGTACACCACAACGTTTGGCAGTCGGTCGTCGGGTTCAAATCGGCGGTTTTCGCGAAAAGAACTCGCGAGATCGTGTTGGAAATCCGGAAACGCTTCATCCTCGCTATCCAGACACAGCGAGCGATCGCGAGGGCTGTCGGAAATGTTCTCCGACGACGTGCATCTGACGGAGAGGATCGTGCTGTTCTCCAGCTCCAGGCATTCATGGCAGTTCGCCAGGTGGAGAGGGTGACCGTGGCTCTCCGCGTGGTGACGGTCACCCGAGAAATCAGCCTCAGAGTCGGTCCCGCGATCCTGTCTGCAACAAGCAGGCTCCGATGCGCTTCGTTTTTCCGAGTTCTTCTTTGCACAAGGGGTTGGAAGTAGGTTGTTTGGGTGCTGCAGGTACGGCAAAAGGTGACTATTGTGAAACAACATCGACTTTGCATGAGTGGGCTCCACTGGGGATCGAATCAGCTCACTAAGAACGGATTCACGGAGGACAATCGCTGTGGGTAGATAAaagaaaagtcttttttttttttttttatgaacgcATGTGACATTATTCAATTAACGGTCCACTACCGAGATACATACGGACAATCCTTGACGGCACGAGTCCGTTATCCAGTTGTAGGCGGTCCTCTAAAAAAGCCACCGCCAGCCGACTGAAATTGTCAACGCTGGCCTGAGCCACCGCGCTGAACGGCTGGTCGGGGCTGCGAGCCAGAGGTCGGCAAAGGTCAGACCACTTTAGCACCTGCGAAAAGTTGACGCTTCTGTCATGAAAGCAGTTTAATAGACTTGTTTGCAAAAACCGtagtaccttgacttacaattAGCCCAACTCATCAATTCTTTTTTTAGTTATGAGCAAGTCGCTTGGTCAAGCACATCATTTATTGCCGAATGGGCGTGTCCCGTAAATTATTGGCGTTTTCATGGGGTATTTGCAGAAGGCATGTTTTAGACCAGCGTTTCACAAGCCTGGTCCTCAAGCGCACacgatccagcctgttttccacgtATCCCTATTCCCAACTCAGCTGATTCCAGTAACAGCTCATCGGCAAGCAcgggagaagcctgataacgatcctcacctgcgttggaaatgggagacatagaaaacaggctggatggtGTTCCCCGAGCTCGAGCATTCATGTTCCCGTCCATGCTCAGAATTCCAAAAATTGATATGATTTACATGTCattgttaactcttttactgccgcgttttcaaaaaaactttaatgaCAAAGGCTCGTTCACATCATCCtggaaaacgttctatttcatcagattccgtcatgtttcattgcaatttcatacaccggcagcccattgaaaagagatacaatgctgccatctgctgaccaGAGTTatggagtgtttttgattccacaacccattgaccaggcagcgctgcacttagacgttacaCTGcccatttctaaaaaaaataaaaaaataaaaatgtaattgacgtcatttaacgtttatggaggcatacatcatgattttactaatcgctattaaacgtttttggcagtcaaagagttaacgctGAAAAAAGGGATACCGGGCGGTCCTTAAATAGCGGCGACTAACTGTAATTTAGTGTTGACCGAAGCGGGGTTAAAATAAACGTCGACGATAACAGATTTTGGTCGGCAAATGAAGGACCAGCGGAATTTGACGCTCCCACAATCTCCAGATATCATGAAGACAGTGACCAGTGACCAGCTTGCTTCATGGCATTCTCATTCAGCATTTATCATTATTGTAAAATTGTTGTCATTCTTTTCAATCCATGAGCTCGATTCTGACACTCTATTGTAGAAAGGTACCTACCttctataatatttttttacacacaaaaacgttTAAAGTGTCACATTTTGTCCcacaaaattaaattgcaaGAGTTACACAGTGACTTGGGGTGCCTACATTGTTTGGTGTGTTGCGGCGACCATTTTGTCCAGCAGCTTCTATGACGAATGAAATGTTGTCTATCGATGGAGCACAAACAATGGTGGACCCCGATAAGACGTTCCATTTGATTATGTCGTCACATACCTGGAAAACGAACAGACAACACAAAACGAGCACAGAATTGGGATtttcagctgagctgtgattggtggttacctGACAGCACAAAACTTCTGATCCTATTGTAACTCCGTGAGTCACGTGATGCATTCAAAACACTAGGAAATAACAGCACTAAGCGAAACAGAACATGACGTGTAACCAAATAACCCAACTCGTTACAATACCTTGAGTTCCGCTACGGTGACCGACTTGTCTCCCAGTTGCAAAAAGATGTTGTCCTCGGGCGAATGTTGGCCTGAAGGGACTGAAGAGGGTGTCGTGGGCAGGACGGATATTGAGGACGAACGCGGTCTGCGGGTGAAACTCAAGCTTCTGTTGCTTGTCAGCGTTAAGAGTCTGTTGCGAATCAGCCGTGAATAACATTTGTGGAAACGTACCCACAGATACACGTAACACAATGTTATCAACATCCTAAAACGTAAAAACTGCGCCTACGTACAATatgtcattgttgttgttgtccagcCGCTGATAGTTGGTACTGCGTGTCACGGCAGCCTGCACGATTTGAGGTGCGCATGCGCAGCAGgtcgccttttttttattttatttttttataaatcactAACTACGGTAACAATACTAGGACATGAATGTCTGCTTGCGTAGCTGGGTAAGTAGCTGTAGATTTGTGGAGTCACCAAGGTAGCCTATGCCAAATGAATAAATTGACTTCTACGCGACATTTTCACTATGTTGTCTGTCTCTACGGAGATAATGCCACCATACGTGACATACTGTTAGCATCCGTGGTTAGCACCGGAGTTTCGCTCTGAAATAGGAAGTGTCAGACAGGATGTGCGGGGGgtaaacttcaaaataaaataaaatgcactttCAGAATCAGACCCAGGAACAGGAAGTGGTGGTACCGTAGTACAGATTTCTCGGACCAAGTTGGAAAACGCGCCTCCACTGCGTTTTGTTCCCCCTTATGATACCATCAAGCATAATaaccatctttttttcttttctttttttttttttttttttggggggggggggggtgtgtctTGATTTGACGTTTACATCACATATTCTTGAGATCAGTCCTGAAATATGTGCTAACAGTAAAATGGAAATAGACTGGAATCGCTAAACTTGAAtcattaaatagaaaaaaatggattttaaattacacaaatttaatttgtaatgtttattttgaatattCACATTGAAAAATTTGATCTGAATGATATAAATCGAGTTTGAATTTAATTTACATGAAAAGGCATTAGATCATCGTTGAAAGTACAACTCTATATTTTCATGTTCAGTTCTTTCAAAGAAAATGCAGTTTGCTCAATTCAAATGACCTGGAACAGACATCCTGTGACACGTCccgtacaaacatttttttgggggggggggggggggggggcacaaatTGCTAACCAAGTCCAAAATTCAGCAAATTTCAAAAGTAGCTTTTGTAAATTGCACAACATTGATTCATTATTAAAGTTATGGATTCACCGTGCTTCCTCCTGAAGTGCCTTTTTACTGAGGCTAGTGTTTGGTCGGGGGACCAACATTTGCATGCCAAGGGCCACTTGAATGCAAAGCTTGCAGGATTCTCAGTACCGGACATGCAAAACATGTAGTGGACCAGTTGACATATGCATATAGAGCGAACGAACACAGGTGCACTCCAGTCAAAACAACCGGCATCTGTCACGCCCTTGCCACAGCTTTCAACATTCCCAGAGAGTGCTATTGAAAGGAgtactgtgatttttttttttattggatttgtgtgtgtggacgATGAAGGATTATCGATAACAGCTCTCGTCATTTGAGAGCGATTGTTGAAGACGGAGGATCGAAAAGACTTCCAACATGCCTCGGTCTTTCCTTGTGAAAAAGAAATGTGGCGTTTTTCCAGCATACCGTCGGAAAAAGTCCGAACGGACTGAGCGGAGAGAAAACGATGCAGATGGTAAGATATAGTGATAGGccgatgattttattttattttttcaaggccgataccgatacaggtTATTCgtggtcaaggaggccgataactgatatttcaagccgatagtcatttgcagtaaaatagggaaaaaaacaacacagaaaTCCAACTTATGGGTTCTTCAATCATCGTATAGTCATATATGGTGATGAAATGGCGTCATCCTAAATTCTAATATAAATTTcactatgtttttgttttgcaatgacattattgtttattgtatACCCTGTAGTGAATAAGGAGACGAGATCGTGGAGTTTTGATTGTCAAGAGTGCGCCACAGCGCCTCCTCGGCCGCAATCGACTTTCGAACGCAGCGCGGCAATTCAAATTAAATTGCCGGTGCCGTTGTCGGAATCGGGAAGAACGCTTGCCGACCAAATGTACGGCCCGGCCGCACAAATGCTTCAGAGCTCCTTCTACACGCCGACGACACCGGAACTGGTCGCCAAAGCAAAGGTAAGATGATGATTTTTCTTATGTCACAAAGTAAATCTCaacactgagaaaaaaataacagaaaattgcTCTGTATCATATCAATGAAGAGTTTTCGTTTGATTTTTCTCAGCCCCGGAGCGCCAATTTTGCCGGCAGCTTCGTGTGCTCGGTGTGCCACAAGGTGTTCCCCCTGCAGCGCATCCTGATCCGCCACATGAAGTGTCACAGCTTGGTGAAGAGGCATCCTTGTCAGTTTTGCGGCAAAGGTTTTAACGATACCTTCGACCTCAAGAGGCACATGCGAACGCACACGGGTGAGGAACGAGCGTCCGCGCTTAAGCGTTTAACATCTGCGGCGATCTTCCATGTAATATCCCCGCTTGAAAGGGATGCACGTTCTGCACAAACATGACCGACGGACTAAATAAAAGTCTGACTTCCCGTTTGGCTGCAGGCATACGACCGTACAAGTGCGAGCTTTGCGAGAAGGCGTTCACGCAACGTTGCTCCCTGGAGTCGCACATGAGGAAGATTCACGGCGTTCAGCAGCAGTTCGCTTACCGCCAGAGGCGATCCAAGATCTTCGTGTGTGAGGACTGCGGCTACACGGCAAATTGCCCCAATGAGTACTTCCTCCATTTAAGACAATGCCACCCCGGCAACGCTGCCCTCCACAGGCACTCTCGCCACAAGGTACAAAATGGTGGCTATTGTGCATCGGGAATTGCTGGAGCCGGACCCTATTTGGTGTACTCTGCATTTTACATGTGAAGCCtctctgaaaaataaaaaaatggttttaaaaATGCCATCTTTTGTTTAGCTTCTTAACGCCAACGTCCATCCTTATGCTGCATTTCCAGGCAGGTGTGAAATTGGATTTACCCTCCTCGTATTCTGCCAGTTGTGACCTCAAAGCATTCCGggtgaatgtaaacaacaaagatgaccGATTCCGATCAATTGTTTTGGTTCATCAAAACACGTTTTGATTGGCCCATACAGCATAATAGCGGGTAAGAACTTTTCCCACACTTAAAGGGGGAAGTCAAACGTTTACATTATGTTGTACGCGCCAATCACGACTTACCTGTTGTtaagtttggtcacgtgacgttcacaagctgagccgtgatcgTGACCGGAGCAATTGCAAGTTTGCAAGGAGCAAAATGGcagccccgagatggataaaaaaaaaaataaaatcaatttttttcacaatgtgaaTGGCTGCTccgcaatattattattattttttgtattgtttctgGATGCATAAACAAACAATCTCTAATGAAGCACAAACTTGAataatacagaaaaaaagtattgttatgattattattgatTCCTCACTTTTTTCTGACGATAGCAGAAAGCGCTCTCATCTCGAATGctgacaaattattattttttttactgctccAACTGTCCGATTTTGGTCTGTTTCTCAGTAGTGGCTTTGAAGATGCTGTCTCGGTAGTACTGCAACTCTTTGATGCTCTCCCTGATGTCCTCCAAGGCTCTGAAAGAGAAAACGAAAATCGATTTCAGCGTATTGAATGATCCTTTCAAGCTTGAGGCATTGActcattttgtcaataattaatatGATACtctcattatttttccacgtacaattagtatctttaaaaacacatttagcaacttgctgtcgactgaaaatgacatcacaaggtgcccaggtaaccaatcacagctcagcttgttttctaggtttggtcatgtgacattcacacgctgagctgtgattggttacctgagcacattgtgatgtcattttcagtcgacagcaagttgctaaatgtgtttttaaagatactaattgtacgtgaaaaatactgaaaacattacatttattataggcaaaatattaacgtttgactgccaaaaatggcgaaataagtaaagtatccctttaagtgtgCAGTTCACATgctcaaagggagtaggaataGACGAGCAGGttatttttatatcaaaaacaaaagttaacgcTCATGTTCATACCTAATTTAGAGCTTTTTCTAACACTATAGTTTTACATCAATTTGAACACGAGTCCAATactcaactgttgttgttttttttttggagggtccCATACTTACATATGTAAGTATGAAaccctccaaaaaaacaaaacaaaacaaaaaaacagtcgaTTATTGGACTTGTTTAGGCATTGCCATCTTGTTTTGAAACTGATGGCATTAAACAAGGACAGTTTGACAGGACAACAGTTAAATTTGAGCGACCTTACAATAATTATCTTTACCTGTGGGTTGCTTTCTTACGTGGCGCTCTCTCATATTCCACTGGAAACCACCTCCTTTGTtatcaaaaacacacaaaaaaaagtttcttgccACACACCAAGCCACACTAGAGAGTTTTgtctagaaataaataaataaataaataaatatatatacgtatatatatttttttttttattttttttttttgggggggggacacaTTTACAGGAGCACGTATGTGTAATTTAATAGTGCATCCGAAATATTAAACAAGAATGATCTGACCTGCAAAGCTCCTTAATACTGCTGACATCAATGATTCTGTAGTGGAGGTGATTCATGAAGTGTGGCATATATTTGTCCAGGAACCTTTTGTCTGCATGCACAGAATTTCCTgcacgaaaaaaaaagcaacaattaTTGTCAGTGGACaatggatgcaaaaaaaaacacacaaaaaaaaaacacttaccagCTAAGGGACATTGTCCAGGTGGAGTGTGCTGTCGGATAAAGGATAGAAATTCATACTCGGCTTGTTCCAAGGTGATTTTACTCTGTCGTACTTCCTGGGTCAGTCCAgtctggacaaaaaaataaaaaaaatacacatttattgATTTACACCTACACTCACTCAATGTTCTAAAGCATTCTAATTAGGAAAAATCTGTTTTGACTGTGTGTGTGGACAGTCACGGACTCATTTTTGTGATCAGCAATCATCAACATCACCATTCCGCGGAAATTGTCCAATCACCATCGGCGGTTGATGGATCGGAGCAACAGTGATTGTTACAATTCTCAGATTTTACCGTTTGAATGGTATGATGGAATGTTTGGTCACGTTTGTAAATAGTGCGGATATTGTATTGCATTGTCACGTATGAAGAAAAATCATGAATGAAATGATCTGCCAGAAAAATCGCAATCCAATCTTTGACGAAAATTGTTCAGCGCTAGTCTTAAAGTCGGTAATAAACATAAAGTAGTTGAATTTCATTGATGCCTCCATTGTTGCCGACTAGACAAAAGACAGGCTAGCAATCGCATACCTTGCCATGTTGCTCTACACACCACTCTGACATGGATTCCAGGACGTCGTCGGACTGGGTTATGATCAAATTGGGCCCCTGCCAAGATAATACATCTGAGCTGAGATTGGAAGATCATTGAAAACAGTCAAAACaacaagaataataagaatatttTTGGGATTACTTCAGCCAAAATGTTCAAGTCGGAGTCTGTAATTATGCACGCCATTTCCAAAATCTTGTCATTTTCGATGTCCAAGCCTGTcatctgcaaaacaaaacaaaaaaaagagcacgtGTGTACTAATACTTTACTGTATACAAATTTTAAGCACTGATAAGGTTGCAACTCATTGTTGAGATACAtgatatcatttattttaaatacatatatagTATTATCTGGATtggtatatatttgtatagaaAATTTGTAGGTATTCAACAGGTGCTAAAtaaaagcacttaaaaaaaaaatgtttcagctTAGAACTTGAAATCAGGtgtgctgattccaatgaacgggatcattatcaggtttatgcagagcttgctgaagaGCTGACATATGAATCAGAagtgaaacatccaaaacctgcaaaaTGCAATTCTTCTTTTGTGCCACCCCTCACTGTCCAAATTTAATCTAAAATGAAACAGttccaatgaaatttctttttattattattgtttcaaTGATGTCTCTTGTAACTGTGGAaacatttatttgaataaaaatatttcaaataatgatTTATCATGGAACATGTGTCCCACAACCCACACCCTGTTACCTATggaggcccaaaactgccaaaatttgaaataaataaatacatgtctacataaatatctaaataactaaatgactaaaagtgaaaataaaaacggatttatttccatttatttttttacatataattttcgaattatatttctttatattcattttttattttcaccttttagacatttatttatttcgtcatttatttatttcgaattttggcagtttttgtccTCCATTAGTTACCATAACCTTTTTAGCATGATAGAAGAAGAAAGCCAGCGAATCCGGATGATACGATGGGCTTGACGTCATCAAACAGTTATCCCAAAAAAATGGGTAGAGCATTGGTATGTCCTCAAAATGACTTCAAATTGAACTTTTTAAGCATTTTAATTTTGACGAATTTAATTACGAATATAAATGATACTTTCGTATGCAGAACATGTTTCGTCCCAACTCCCAGGAATCAGTGATGTCTCCGTGGATAAGGTTTTTCGTTACAAGGCGTTGCAGCGCTGGCATTTCCAACAaattatacatatacatacatacatattatagtcttttcaaaagtctacacacaAAACCACACGTCGCTTGGGTGTGTGACAGCACATTATCGCTCGTTACAACGCCGGCTTGAGCACTGATAACACAATTGTCGTGACTTGCCTCCAGATCCACCCACACCATCTTTTCAGACCAAGTGACGTTCATGTTCTTTCTTCAACAGCCGACAGAGGTGGAAAGCCCAAATTAAACATGTCATggaaacaataatttaaaaaaaacaaaaaaaaaaacgtctgaaACACACGTCGTCGGTGGACACTAATGtcgcttgttaatttttaatttttttaattccggTTTTACGTCAACTGGACTGTACGGCAAGGAAGTTCGAACAGTCATTTGGGAATTGTAGTTCACTTACCGCGTGATGCCTCCCTGGAAATGACGTCATCGGGTCATGTTGCCCGATGATGTCgttcttttttgttcttttttttttaacttccaacAA
The Festucalex cinctus isolate MCC-2025b chromosome 18, RoL_Fcin_1.0, whole genome shotgun sequence genome window above contains:
- the hlcs gene encoding biotin--protein ligase isoform X2, translating into MLFTADSQQTLNADKQQKLEFHPQTAFVLNIRPAHDTLFSPFRPTFARGQHLFATGRQVGHRSGTQDNISFVIEAAGQNGRRNTPNNVLKWSDLCRPLARSPDQPFSAVAQASVDNFSRLAVAFLEDRLQLDNGLVPSRIVPIVLRESVLSELIRSPVEPTHAKSMLFHNSHLLPYLQHPNNLLPTPCAKKNSEKRSASEPACCRQDRGTDSEADFSGDRHHAESHGHPLHLANCHECLELENSTILSVRCTSSENISDSPRDRSLCLDSEDEAFPDFQHDLASSFRENRRFEPDDRLPNVVVYTNGSEERFRAVRRALSGCLNPEKYVLYPLQPHQVLTEPWMENSRLLVLAEDDALAPQLHTRFVNYLSRGGKVLGLASSLCPAGVSLEDGDQRPGQVRRLSFARKDSAELELSVLASGKVFPRDVLTSGKLELWGELKDGANRKDVVIVRVPHGEKGGEAVLCQIHLENAPDFHNQTTESFDGFKANNVRHYQVLAEILTSLGLSCQVNQTPAPSPVYLLATSQEAKAKFLQCLHAHVNDDGLVMSKASLRVVPSSELQDDDAFGHDHSLSLFTDCPDSRKWEHFCLDTYCKNLTTVLLGHTLLYADVVSSTMDLVEGLDLHLPEDVGLIVIAAQQSQGRGRGRNAWLSPLGCAMFTLCVQIKMSSRLGQRISFLQHLAALAVIEAVRTLPGYEDIDLRLKWPNDIYYSNLIKLGGVLVTSTVMRSTFHLRIGCGFNVSNSNPTLCVNDLIRQHNIQHNRKLEALSCAQLIARTVSCLESLIDCFQHGGAQEILPLYYERWLHSGSLVHLWREDGHEAEVVGLDGNGFLQVHSAEQGIVSVEPDGNSFDMLKNLVVIKQH
- the hlcs gene encoding biotin--protein ligase isoform X1, with the protein product MLITLCYVYLWVRFHKCYSRLIRNRLLTLTSNRSLSFTRRPRSSSISVLPTTPSSVPSGQHSPEDNIFLQLGDKSVTVAELKVCDDIIKWNVLSGSTIVCAPSIDNISFVIEAAGQNGRRNTPNNVLKWSDLCRPLARSPDQPFSAVAQASVDNFSRLAVAFLEDRLQLDNGLVPSRIVPIVLRESVLSELIRSPVEPTHAKSMLFHNSHLLPYLQHPNNLLPTPCAKKNSEKRSASEPACCRQDRGTDSEADFSGDRHHAESHGHPLHLANCHECLELENSTILSVRCTSSENISDSPRDRSLCLDSEDEAFPDFQHDLASSFRENRRFEPDDRLPNVVVYTNGSEERFRAVRRALSGCLNPEKYVLYPLQPHQVLTEPWMENSRLLVLAEDDALAPQLHTRFVNYLSRGGKVLGLASSLCPAGVSLEDGDQRPGQVRRLSFARKDSAELELSVLASGKVFPRDVLTSGKLELWGELKDGANRKDVVIVRVPHGEKGGEAVLCQIHLENAPDFHNQTTESFDGFKANNVRHYQVLAEILTSLGLSCQVNQTPAPSPVYLLATSQEAKAKFLQCLHAHVNDDGLVMSKASLRVVPSSELQDDDAFGHDHSLSLFTDCPDSRKWEHFCLDTYCKNLTTVLLGHTLLYADVVSSTMDLVEGLDLHLPEDVGLIVIAAQQSQGRGRGRNAWLSPLGCAMFTLCVQIKMSSRLGQRISFLQHLAALAVIEAVRTLPGYEDIDLRLKWPNDIYYSNLIKLGGVLVTSTVMRSTFHLRIGCGFNVSNSNPTLCVNDLIRQHNIQHNRKLEALSCAQLIARTVSCLESLIDCFQHGGAQEILPLYYERWLHSGSLVHLWREDGHEAEVVGLDGNGFLQVHSAEQGIVSVEPDGNSFDMLKNLVVIKQH
- the LOC144005820 gene encoding putative transcription factor ovo-like protein 3, producing MPRSFLVKKKCGVFPAYRRKKSERTERRENDADVNKETRSWSFDCQECATAPPRPQSTFERSAAIQIKLPVPLSESGRTLADQMYGPAAQMLQSSFYTPTTPELVAKAKPRSANFAGSFVCSVCHKVFPLQRILIRHMKCHSLVKRHPCQFCGKGFNDTFDLKRHMRTHTGIRPYKCELCEKAFTQRCSLESHMRKIHGVQQQFAYRQRRSKIFVCEDCGYTANCPNEYFLHLRQCHPGNAALHRHSRHKVQNGGYCASGIAGAGPYLVYSAFYM
- the smfn gene encoding small fragment nuclease, with amino-acid sequence MNVTWSEKMVWVDLEMTGLDIENDKILEMACIITDSDLNILAEGPNLIITQSDDVLESMSEWCVEQHGKTGLTQEVRQSKITLEQAEYEFLSFIRQHTPPGQCPLAGNSVHADKRFLDKYMPHFMNHLHYRIIDVSSIKELCRRWFPVEYERAPRKKATHRALEDIRESIKELQYYRDSIFKATTEKQTKIGQLEQ